In Marinobacter salinisoli, the DNA window TGACCGCAATTGGCGCCGACGGCAAAAAGCGCAATGGTCGTATTCTCAAGATCATGGGGCATTCCGGTCTGCAGCGGGTAGAAGTCGACGAAGCGCAGGCGGGCGATATCGTTTGCGTGAGTGGGATGGACGAGCTGTTCATTTCCGATACGCTGTGCGATCCCTCAAGCGTTGAGGCGCTGCCGCCTTTGACGGTGGACGAGCCCACGGTATCCATGACCTTCCAGGTCAATGATTCGCCGTTTGCGGGCAAGGAAGGCAAGTACGTCACCAGCCGCAACATCAAGGAGCGTCTGGAAAAGGAATTGCTGCACAACGTTGCATTGCGTGTTGAAGAGGGTGATTCCGCCGATAAATTCAAGGTTTCTGGCCGCGGCGAGCTGCATCTCTCGGTACTGATCGAGAATATGCGTCGTGAAAACTTCGAGTTGGCGGTAGGTCGTCCTGAGGTGGTCATCCGTGAAGTCGATGGCGAGAAGCAGGAGCCGTACGAAAACGTCATCGTCGATATCGAAGAGCAGCACCAGGGTTCGGTAATGGAGCAGATGGGTCTGCGTAAGGGTGACCTGACCAACATGACTCCCGATGGCAAGGGGCGTATGCGTCTTGAATACACCATTCCGGCGCGCGGACTGATTGGTTTCCGCAACACCTTCCTCACCATGACCTCGGGCACCGGTATTCTGACGTCAACCTTCAGCCACTATGGTCCGGTCAAGCTGGGCGATGTCACCAGCCGCCAGAACGGCGTTCTGGTCTCCATGGCAAAGGGTACGGCGCTGACGTATTCGCTGGAAACGCTTCAGAGTCGTGGCAAGCTGTTCCTGGAGCCGGGGCAGGAGGTTTACGAAGGTCAATTGTGCGGTATTCACAGCCGTGACAACGATCTGGTCGTCAATCCGACCAAGG includes these proteins:
- the typA gene encoding translational GTPase TypA, whose amino-acid sequence is MIEKLRNIAIIAHVDHGKTTLVDQLLRQSGTLERKELDSERVMDSNDQEKERGITILAKNTALKWNEYDINIVDTPGHADFGGEVERVMSMVDCVLLVVDSIDGPMPQTRFVTQKAFAAGLRPIVVVNKIDRPGARPDWVIDQVFDLFDALGATDEQLDFPIVYASALNGIAGTDHENLDDNMDAVFQAIIDYVPAPNVDLDGPFQMQISQLDYNSFLGVIGIGRIMRGKISTNSPVTAIGADGKKRNGRILKIMGHSGLQRVEVDEAQAGDIVCVSGMDELFISDTLCDPSSVEALPPLTVDEPTVSMTFQVNDSPFAGKEGKYVTSRNIKERLEKELLHNVALRVEEGDSADKFKVSGRGELHLSVLIENMRRENFELAVGRPEVVIREVDGEKQEPYENVIVDIEEQHQGSVMEQMGLRKGDLTNMTPDGKGRMRLEYTIPARGLIGFRNTFLTMTSGTGILTSTFSHYGPVKLGDVTSRQNGVLVSMAKGTALTYSLETLQSRGKLFLEPGQEVYEGQLCGIHSRDNDLVVNPTKAKKLDNMRASGKDEVVGLVPPIRHTLEQALEFIEDDELVEVTPKSIRLRKKLLTENERRRANKK